AGGCACAGGTATAGGTTTAGCTATCTGTAAGAAAATTGCCGAACGTCATCATGGCAGCATCATAGTCCAAAGTAAACCAGGAGTGGGAGCAAAATTCATTGTCAAATTGCCAATTAATACCCATTTATGATTTTTATTCCTGGAGAGGGATTTCTACCTAACCCCAAACAAAGGTTAATTATACAATTATGCCAATTGATTCATGGAAATTCTCACTTATTGATTCATCGAAAATTCTCACCTACCTGAAGGGGCGACGAAACAAGCTCAAAAGCTTTGTATGTAAGGAGGGCAACGTTTTGTGGTAGAAAAAGATAGGTCTACTTTTGTCAATAAGACCTATCTAATGATAATGTTACCTGCATTCTACCAAAACCACTTAAAAAGTCAATTAAGTTTAGCAGAATACTTGCTGCTAAAAATTTTAATCCATCTATTACAGTCAATCAAAGAAGTAACTTTAGAAAAGTTAGCAAATGCGCTACCTTTGGCAGTTAAATTTGAGAGTAGAAGAAAGAGAATACAAAGATTTTTATCATTACCAAATCTCACCATTGAGAAAGTTTGGTTTCCCATTATTAAAGAATGGCTGGAAACATACTTCAAAGATGAAAAAATTATTTATATAGCAATTGATAGAACTAATTGGAGTCGGATAAATTTATTCATGGTGAGTATCATTTGGGATAAAAGAGCAGTACCAATATATTTTACTTTATTGCCAAAATTAGGTAATAGTAACATCGCTGAACAACAAAAAATATTGTCTCAAGTAATACCAATCTTTAAAAACTATAAAATCTGTGTATTAGGTGATAGAGAATTTTGCTCTGTCAAACTGGCAAAGTATCTCCAGGGATTGGATGTGTATTTTTGTTTGCGATTAAAAAAGAATGAGTTTTTGCAAGTTGAAAAAGATGTTTTTGTTGAGTTAAAAAATCTGGGTTTAGTACCGGGAGTTTCTTTTTTTATCAAAGGAGTTAAAGTGACAAAGACTCGGGGTTTTATGAGCTTTAATGTAGCGGCTAAATGGAAACGTAAAATCAATGGAGTAGCACCGAAAGAAGGATGGTTTATTTTAACAAATTTTGACGACTTAGAGTCGGCAATATCTGCCTATAAACAAAGATTTGATATAGAAGAAATGTTTAGAGATTTTAAAACAGGTGGTTATAATTTAGAAGAGACTAATGTTGAAGGCAACCGATTTATTTCTCTAGTTTTACTGATAACGCTCGCTTACACTTCTGCCATGATTCAGGGTCAAAAAATTAAACATAAAGGAATACAAAAATATGTAGCTCGTGTTAAAGAGTCTGGTCGCTCTGTGCGGAGACATAGTAGTTTTTATGTTGGCTTGTATGGTCAAACTTGGGTCAATTTCACAGATATTTGTATGGAATTAGTGACAGAATTAATGAGAATTAATCGTAATAAGCGCAAGTATTATCAACAGGGATTGAGGGCTATGAAGCTTATCGAGTCTATGTTTTAGCTTATTTCGTCGCCCCCTCAGCTCACCTACAGTAATTTTTAGTTAAATAGACGAGCTTGTAGGGGCGCAAGGCCTTTCGCCCCCAAGACCTTGCACCGCTAAGACAGGTGTCGGTCAAATAAAATAGACAAAGGAGATAATCAACAGTGAAAGGTCGGCAAAAAATCGTTAAAATTTTAATCGCTGATGATGATGAAGACGACAGTCTTTTAGTCCGTGAAGCGTTTGCAGAAAGTAAACTAATTATAGAATTAAATATGGTGAGAGATGGTGAAGAATTGATGAATTATCTGCATTGCCAAGGCGAATATGCTGATGGGTGTTGCCCCTCACCACCAAGTTTAATTTTCCTAGATTTAAATATGCCCAAAAAAGGCGGCTTGGAAGTCCTCAAAGAGATTAAATTAGACCCCAATCTCCGACGAATTCCGGTGATTGTTTTGACAACATCAATGGCTGAGGAAGATATTTATAAAACCTACGATTTTGGGGCTAGCTCCTTCATCATTAAGCCAGTAAGCTTTGCCTCCCTCGTTGAGATGATGAAGAATATCATCAAATATTGGTTTGAAATTGTACAATTGCCGGTAGAAGCAGGGGGAAGCAGGGGGAACCAGAGATGAACAAAATTCTCATCAGAGTATTACTAGTTGATGATGACGAAGATGACTATATTTTAATTCGTGAATGGTTGGCAGAATTTCAGCTAATTAAGTGTGATTTGGCATGGGTAGATAATTATGCAGATGCTAGGAATAATATAGCTCAAAATCAACATGATATTTATCTTATAGACTACCGTTTAGGTAGAGAAAATGGACTAGAACTTTTGCGCGAAGCAATTAAGAATCGCTGCTTTGCTCCTATTATTTTACTCACTGGTCAGGGAGACATAGAAATAGACCTGGAGGCTATGAAAGCGGGAGCAGCAGATTATCTAGAAAAAAGCCATTTGACAGCACATTTGCTAGAGCGTTCTATTCGCTATGCTATTGAACGCAAACAAGCAGAAGAAAAAATTCGTGAACAAGCAGCTTTACTCGATGTCGCTAACGATGCAATTTTTGTTGCCGATTTAGAGGGTAAAATTTTATTTTGGAATCAATCTGCGGAGAAACTTTATGGTTGGAAACCAGAAGCAGCAATTGGTAAGAAAATGCAGGAGCTTTGGGAGGAAAAAAATTTGCCTCTCTTAGAAGAAGCCCGCAAGAATTTGCTGAAAAATAGCTCATGGAATGGAGAGTTACAACAAATAACAAAATCTGGCAGAGAAATTATTGTCGAAACCCGTTGGACATTAGTGCCTGAATGTTGTGATAGACTACTACAATGCATTTTGATTGTTAACACTGATGTTACGCAAAAAAAACAACTAGAAGCACAATTTCTCCGCGCCCAGCGATTGGAGAGCATTGGCACATTAGCCAGCGGTATCGCCCATGACCTCAACAATGTGCTAGCCCCAATTCTAATGACAGCCCAACTTTTAGAGCCACAGATGCGTGATGAACGTTCGCGACAACTGTTGCCAATTTTAATATCAAATGCTAAACGTGGAGCGAATTTAGTCAACCAAGTTCTGTCTTTTAGTCGCGGTCTTGGGGGAGAGCGTAGCGTTTTACAAATTAAGCATTTAATTAGAGAAATTAAGCAAATTATTCAAGAAACATTTCCCAAATCAATTATACTTGTCACCGAAATTAACCAAAATCTTTGGACTGTTTCAGGTGATGCGACTCAACTGCATCAAGTGCTGATGAATTTGTGTATTAATGCGCGGGATGCCATGCCTAATGATGGGACTTTAAAAATTACGGCTAAAAATTTGATAATTGACGAAAGTTATGCTAAAATCCATCCAGATGCTAAAGTTGGTTCCTATATTGTCGTTACTGTGAGTGATACTGGTATTGGTATTCAGGCAGAAATATTAGACCGGATATTTGAACCATTTTTTACTACTAAAGAAATTGGTAAAAGTACTGGTTTAGGTCTGTCTACAGTCCTGGGGATTATTAAAAGCCACGATGGTTTTATCACCGTTGACAGCGAGGTCAGAAAAGGCAGTCAATTTAAAGTATATTTACCAGCACAAGCAGAAACAGAAACATTAGAAGAACCAATATTACCATTGACACCAGGTAAGGGAGAATTAATTTTGGTTGTCGATGATGAAGTTGCCGTTCGAGACATTACTAAAATCTCCCTAGAAAATCATAATTACAAAGCAATTACAGCTAACGACGGCATAGAAGCAATTGCCTTATACGCCGAACATCGTGATGAAATATCTTTAGTTTTAACAGATATTATCATGCCATCTATGGATGGGATAACTACAATTCGGACATTGCAAAAAATCAACCCAGATGTCAAAATCATTGCTGTTAGCGGACTGACTTCTAGTGATAAAATCGTAGCAGCTTATGAGATGGGTATTAAAGCTTTTTTATCCAAACCTTACACAGCCAATCAATTATTGCAAACAATTAACACTGTTCAGAATCAGGGTTGACGGTTGACGCTGGTAATAAGATATTTTCTCAATTGAAATCCCTTGGTTTGAGTTGACGATTTATGAAATGATGTAGTTGACCGGGTTTTTAAGCGCTAAAAAAGCATAAAATCCCCAAGTCTTTCATCAAGTAACCGCCCTGTAGACATCAACCGAGGTATTTATGAGCTGGATTAAGGTGCTTCCTCAAGACGAACTGCCATCTAATGGACGTAAAGTGGTAAAAGTCGAACAACGCGCCATCTTACTCGTTAACCATAATAACCAAGTTTACGCCGTGCAAAATTCCTGTCCCCACATGAAGGTACCCTTAGAAAAGGGCAAAATTACGGAAAATGGCGAGATCGTCTGTCCCTTTCACCGTAGCTCTTTTGACCTAGCAACTGGTAATGTTACTGAATGGATTACCTTCCCCCCAGTTATTAACAAGGCTATAGCTATGATTTCTAAAGAAAAACCACTACCCGTTTTTCCCACCCGTGTACAAGAAGGAAGTATCTGGGTCGATGTGTAATCAAGGGTTTGAAACTGTTTTTTTTGGCGTTGTTGAATGATCTTTTGGGGCGCAAGGCCTTGCGCCCCTACGCTCTATGGTGTTAGCGCTGGGGATTTTGTATCCTAGGGCGTTGTTGAATGATCTTTTGGGGCGCAAGGCCTTGCGCCCCTACGCTCTATGATGCAGGCGATAGGTGTATCACAAATCTGGGCGGCTAAAAACACCAGATCGTCGAATGCTTGTTCTGATCCAGTGTCAAGAATTTGATACTGTCGGATAGCCTCAAACCTTGTTGCTGGAGGGCTGTTGGAAGCCTACACTTACCGCTTGCGGAAGTGTAGGAGATGTCACTCAGCAGGTAATACTATGTGAGTAAATGCCTGATACAAATTATTTTTTCTAAGTTTTTTCCCCTACTCAGGTATCCCTACCCCCTGCTAACCATTTATTTGTATTAAAATGAAAAAGTGAAACGATATAGCAATCGCCAAGGTGGTTAGGAGGTTCTAAATTACTGAGAACCGTTACATAAATCCTACTCAAACCTAGTCAACACCTATCAAAGCTATTCAACTGAGTTTGAGTTTCGTTTATTTCCTGCTTCATTCTGGCAACGTCGGCGTTAACCAGTCCACAGGCTAAAACTGTCTAACTGACAGCTTGACTCAAATTGATTGCTGCGTTTAAATCTCGGTCAATTGTGAAACCGCAGTTACCACACTCAAACACTCTTTCTGATAGCGAGAGCGTTTCTTTTTTGGTTCCGCAGTTAGAGCAGGTTTTGGAACTAGGAAACCATCTATCAACTACAACCAAATTAGAACCATACAGTTTGCACTTGTATGTTAATTGACGGCGAAACTCGAAGAATCCCATATCAGTAATTGCCTTAGCTAGTTTGTGGTTAGCCAACATTCCAGACACATTAAGGTCTTCAATCACTACTGTGCCGTGGTTCTTGGCTAGTAGTGTCGTGAGCTTGTGTAATGTATCTTTTCGGATGTTGGCTATCTTTCTATGCAGTCTAGCAATCTTTATCTGTGCTTTTTTCCAGTTAGCTGAACCGATGACTTTATGACGATTCAACCATTGCATTCTTGACAGCTTGGCTTCATATTTCTTGTAGGATTTGGCTCCTAAAAAAACTTCACCAGTCGAGAGTATAGCCAGTGCCTTAACACCA
The Gloeotrichia echinulata CP02 DNA segment above includes these coding regions:
- a CDS encoding IS4 family transposase, producing MLPAFYQNHLKSQLSLAEYLLLKILIHLLQSIKEVTLEKLANALPLAVKFESRRKRIQRFLSLPNLTIEKVWFPIIKEWLETYFKDEKIIYIAIDRTNWSRINLFMVSIIWDKRAVPIYFTLLPKLGNSNIAEQQKILSQVIPIFKNYKICVLGDREFCSVKLAKYLQGLDVYFCLRLKKNEFLQVEKDVFVELKNLGLVPGVSFFIKGVKVTKTRGFMSFNVAAKWKRKINGVAPKEGWFILTNFDDLESAISAYKQRFDIEEMFRDFKTGGYNLEETNVEGNRFISLVLLITLAYTSAMIQGQKIKHKGIQKYVARVKESGRSVRRHSSFYVGLYGQTWVNFTDICMELVTELMRINRNKRKYYQQGLRAMKLIESMF
- a CDS encoding response regulator, whose amino-acid sequence is MKGRQKIVKILIADDDEDDSLLVREAFAESKLIIELNMVRDGEELMNYLHCQGEYADGCCPSPPSLIFLDLNMPKKGGLEVLKEIKLDPNLRRIPVIVLTTSMAEEDIYKTYDFGASSFIIKPVSFASLVEMMKNIIKYWFEIVQLPVEAGGSRGNQR
- a CDS encoding response regulator, which gives rise to MNKILIRVLLVDDDEDDYILIREWLAEFQLIKCDLAWVDNYADARNNIAQNQHDIYLIDYRLGRENGLELLREAIKNRCFAPIILLTGQGDIEIDLEAMKAGAADYLEKSHLTAHLLERSIRYAIERKQAEEKIREQAALLDVANDAIFVADLEGKILFWNQSAEKLYGWKPEAAIGKKMQELWEEKNLPLLEEARKNLLKNSSWNGELQQITKSGREIIVETRWTLVPECCDRLLQCILIVNTDVTQKKQLEAQFLRAQRLESIGTLASGIAHDLNNVLAPILMTAQLLEPQMRDERSRQLLPILISNAKRGANLVNQVLSFSRGLGGERSVLQIKHLIREIKQIIQETFPKSIILVTEINQNLWTVSGDATQLHQVLMNLCINARDAMPNDGTLKITAKNLIIDESYAKIHPDAKVGSYIVVTVSDTGIGIQAEILDRIFEPFFTTKEIGKSTGLGLSTVLGIIKSHDGFITVDSEVRKGSQFKVYLPAQAETETLEEPILPLTPGKGELILVVDDEVAVRDITKISLENHNYKAITANDGIEAIALYAEHRDEISLVLTDIIMPSMDGITTIRTLQKINPDVKIIAVSGLTSSDKIVAAYEMGIKAFLSKPYTANQLLQTINTVQNQG
- a CDS encoding Rieske (2Fe-2S) protein; this translates as MSWIKVLPQDELPSNGRKVVKVEQRAILLVNHNNQVYAVQNSCPHMKVPLEKGKITENGEIVCPFHRSSFDLATGNVTEWITFPPVINKAIAMISKEKPLPVFPTRVQEGSIWVDV